The following are from one region of the Rhodospirillaceae bacterium genome:
- a CDS encoding S8 family serine peptidase: MQRFLVLLFVAIVVISFVSSAMAQSFGDLRLDRQAAEKIASKASRDGAVRLIVMVGSPAETRSIDRAATALDPNNVINLVAQSQNRAIADSGTGVINLNDLVRFKYTPAMAITVRASQFREVMESGSFSAVYEDYILRPSLRTSVPLIGGKTLEAKGATGKGQVVAILDSGVASNHPFLKGKVVGEACFGTKQTGPVEIVPFCPDGKTEAFGPGSGEPCTVEGCGHGTHVAGIVAGKGASFSGVAPDAKLLAVQVFSKANNDPACDAPCLSSSLSDVIRGIEWVFEQRNSFKIAAVNMSLGMGTFSESCGAASPPGASVIELLRKANIAPVIASGNNSYAAGISLPACLEGAISVGASTYNDTVAAFSNSAKFLSLLAPGMSISAAQKGGIYSSIPGAQFINMPGTSMAAPHVAGAFAAMRSVSPAATIDQILITLQKTGKQITDQRNGVTVSRIQIDRAVAAISTKSPDQVENIGGVRIYDDRTPDRGKIKW; this comes from the coding sequence ATGCAGCGTTTTCTTGTTCTTCTCTTTGTAGCAATCGTGGTTATATCCTTTGTCTCCAGTGCAATGGCGCAAAGCTTTGGCGATCTTCGGCTTGATCGTCAGGCGGCCGAGAAAATTGCTTCGAAAGCTTCAAGAGACGGTGCTGTTCGGCTGATTGTCATGGTGGGGAGCCCCGCCGAAACCCGATCAATCGACAGGGCCGCGACCGCCCTCGATCCCAATAACGTTATTAATCTCGTCGCCCAATCGCAGAACCGAGCGATTGCTGATAGCGGCACTGGCGTCATAAACCTCAACGATTTGGTCAGGTTCAAGTACACCCCAGCCATGGCGATTACCGTAAGGGCGTCGCAATTTAGAGAAGTGATGGAGTCTGGTTCGTTCAGCGCGGTCTATGAAGATTACATCCTCCGACCGAGCCTCAGAACATCGGTGCCGCTGATTGGCGGAAAGACTTTGGAAGCCAAGGGTGCCACCGGTAAGGGACAAGTCGTCGCCATTCTGGATTCAGGTGTTGCATCCAATCACCCTTTCCTAAAAGGCAAAGTTGTTGGCGAAGCTTGCTTTGGCACCAAACAAACAGGACCGGTTGAAATCGTTCCATTCTGCCCTGACGGCAAGACCGAAGCTTTCGGCCCCGGAAGTGGAGAGCCCTGTACGGTCGAAGGGTGTGGTCATGGCACCCATGTCGCTGGAATTGTCGCCGGTAAGGGGGCGTCGTTCTCAGGCGTCGCTCCCGATGCTAAATTACTAGCCGTCCAGGTTTTCTCTAAAGCAAATAATGATCCCGCATGCGACGCGCCCTGCCTATCGAGCAGCCTTTCCGATGTTATAAGAGGCATCGAGTGGGTTTTCGAACAGCGAAATTCCTTCAAAATTGCCGCCGTCAATATGAGCCTGGGCATGGGCACATTCTCTGAATCCTGCGGCGCGGCGAGTCCGCCGGGGGCATCAGTAATTGAGCTTCTCCGCAAGGCTAATATTGCGCCTGTAATTGCCAGCGGAAATAACTCATACGCCGCTGGCATAAGTCTACCCGCGTGTCTGGAAGGGGCGATCAGCGTCGGGGCTTCGACTTATAATGACACTGTCGCCGCATTTTCAAACAGTGCAAAATTTCTAAGCCTGCTAGCACCAGGGATGAGCATTTCCGCTGCGCAAAAGGGCGGTATTTATTCATCCATTCCCGGTGCTCAGTTTATCAACATGCCGGGAACATCAATGGCGGCACCCCATGTCGCCGGGGCCTTTGCCGCAATGCGATCGGTTAGCCCAGCCGCGACCATCGATCAAATTTTGATTACGCTTCAAAAGACTGGCAAACAAATTACCGACCAGCGAAATGGTGTTACAGTCTCACGCATCCAGATAGATCGTGCCGTTGCTGCCATTTCCACGAAGTCGCCTGATCAAGTCGAAAATATAGGCGGCGTTAGGATATACGACGACCGAACACCGGATCGTGGGAAAATAAAATGGTAG
- a CDS encoding MmgE/PrpD family protein → MKYTDILVDFTVDTQFSDIPAEALRVAREATFDCIGVTLAGALEPCGKIGADWARASAGAGVSTVWGHGFKTSPDHAALVNGTAAHALDYDDVTWGLVGHPSVSLVPATVALGELIGASGKDVLQAYVIGFEVMAKIGRTVQPVHSLEGRWHATSTIGTFGATAACCRLLGLTKEQTGYALGIAFSMSSGSVSNFGTMTKPMHAGLAARNGIEAAQWAQLGFTSVPDPFDGHTTFQNTYSRDLPCDMSPIEEIGKEYELVTRAVVIKPQPCCVSSHTGIDAAKRLREEENVGLADIEKIDIGVVNYTSDKLSYTRPTTGLEGKFSMQYTVARMIQDGVLTLDSFSDEAVNDAKIQEFIPRIEMYHDEAAEKAWRIGSRPADMHVTLKDGRKIQKLVKISKGNKEVPLTPDELRHKFRDCASYCLDDATVEKTIEMIENIEALENISDLADALSHGPAPIVNAAE, encoded by the coding sequence ATGAAGTACACTGATATTCTCGTCGACTTTACGGTAGATACTCAATTCAGCGACATTCCGGCAGAAGCCCTTCGCGTCGCCCGCGAGGCAACGTTTGATTGTATCGGTGTGACCCTGGCGGGCGCGCTTGAGCCGTGTGGCAAAATTGGTGCGGATTGGGCGCGGGCATCGGCCGGCGCAGGTGTAAGCACGGTCTGGGGACATGGCTTTAAAACCTCACCTGATCACGCTGCCTTGGTTAATGGCACCGCCGCCCACGCACTTGATTATGACGATGTGACCTGGGGCTTGGTCGGCCACCCAAGTGTGTCCCTGGTACCTGCTACCGTAGCGCTGGGCGAACTCATCGGAGCATCGGGCAAGGATGTATTGCAGGCCTATGTTATCGGCTTTGAGGTGATGGCCAAAATCGGTCGCACCGTCCAGCCCGTGCATTCCCTTGAAGGACGTTGGCATGCCACCAGCACGATTGGTACATTTGGCGCAACGGCGGCGTGCTGCCGGCTTCTTGGTCTAACAAAGGAACAAACAGGTTATGCGCTTGGTATCGCATTTTCGATGTCCAGCGGCAGCGTCAGTAACTTCGGCACCATGACCAAACCGATGCATGCGGGCCTGGCCGCGCGCAACGGCATTGAGGCTGCACAATGGGCGCAATTGGGCTTCACTTCAGTCCCGGACCCGTTTGACGGTCATACAACTTTTCAGAACACCTATTCTCGCGACTTACCGTGTGATATGAGCCCGATTGAAGAAATCGGCAAGGAGTATGAACTGGTCACACGAGCAGTCGTGATTAAGCCGCAGCCGTGTTGCGTGTCGTCGCATACTGGGATTGATGCCGCAAAACGACTCCGAGAAGAAGAAAACGTCGGCCTCGCCGATATCGAGAAAATCGACATCGGTGTCGTCAACTATACCTCGGACAAGCTTTCCTATACCCGTCCGACAACAGGGCTCGAAGGCAAATTCTCAATGCAATACACGGTGGCGAGGATGATCCAGGATGGCGTCCTTACCTTGGATAGCTTTTCCGATGAAGCGGTGAACGATGCGAAGATCCAGGAGTTCATTCCACGTATTGAAATGTATCACGATGAAGCGGCTGAAAAAGCATGGCGGATCGGCAGCCGCCCTGCCGATATGCATGTCACCCTGAAAGACGGTCGGAAGATTCAAAAGCTTGTGAAGATTTCTAAGGGAAATAAGGAAGTCCCCCTGACCCCAGATGAGCTTCGTCATAAATTCCGCGACTGTGCCTCATACTGCTTAGATGATGCTACCGTCGAAAAAACCATTGAGATGATCGAGAACATTGAAGCCCTCGAAAATATTTCGGACTTAGCAGACGCACTTTCGCATGGCCCGGCCCCAATCGTTAACGCGGCGGAATAA
- a CDS encoding alpha/beta fold hydrolase produces MPYAVTDDNVKLYYEEVGAGTPIIFIHEFADDLRTWETQMSYFSRNYRCIAFNARGFPPSDVPESPDQYSQLRATEDVRDVLKHLGIEKAHIVGLSQGGFASLHFGLEFPEMAHSVVIAGCGYGASDDKESWKAETSAIAQKFLDEGMEKVSAFYAYGPTRVQFENKDPRGFAAFVKRFNEHSPLGCANTFLGVQGKRPSVYDLQDGMAKMTVPAFIMTGDEDEPCLDPNIMMKRTIPSSWLAVFPQSGHAINLEEPALFNRLVQEFITAVESGQFRNRDPRSVSQSMSGLKDK; encoded by the coding sequence ATGCCTTATGCTGTAACCGACGATAATGTGAAGCTTTATTATGAAGAGGTAGGGGCGGGCACGCCGATCATCTTCATCCACGAGTTCGCCGATGATTTGCGGACGTGGGAAACCCAAATGAGCTATTTCTCCCGCAATTACAGGTGCATCGCCTTTAATGCCCGCGGCTTTCCGCCCTCGGACGTTCCTGAATCACCGGATCAATACAGTCAGCTTCGCGCGACTGAGGATGTACGTGATGTGCTAAAACATCTTGGGATTGAGAAAGCGCATATTGTCGGTCTCAGCCAAGGCGGGTTTGCGTCGCTACATTTTGGACTGGAATTTCCGGAAATGGCGCATTCGGTGGTGATTGCCGGGTGCGGTTACGGCGCTTCCGACGACAAAGAATCATGGAAAGCGGAGACTTCTGCCATTGCTCAGAAATTTCTCGACGAAGGCATGGAAAAGGTCAGTGCCTTCTACGCCTACGGCCCGACCCGCGTCCAGTTTGAGAATAAGGACCCGCGTGGTTTCGCGGCCTTTGTAAAACGCTTCAATGAACATTCCCCACTTGGTTGCGCCAATACCTTCTTGGGAGTGCAGGGCAAACGCCCCTCAGTTTACGATCTCCAGGATGGAATGGCGAAGATGACCGTTCCCGCCTTCATCATGACCGGTGATGAGGATGAGCCATGTCTTGATCCAAACATCATGATGAAGCGGACGATCCCGTCTTCGTGGCTGGCTGTATTTCCACAATCTGGCCATGCCATTAATTTGGAAGAACCGGCGCTATTCAATCGGTTGGTTCAGGAATTTATCACTGCCGTTGAATCGGGACAATTTCGTAATCGGGACCCCCGCAGCGTGAGTCAATCCATGTCGGGGCTTAAGGATAAATAA
- a CDS encoding MmgE/PrpD family protein has protein sequence MVETNSAEGVTRTLASYVLEAKFEAIPADIKAKAITAMVNWIGCAVGGSGHETLDVAWAALGPFAGAPQASILGRDIKTDILTAAFLNGTTSHVDDFDDTHLKTAIHPSGPVLGAILALAEHRLVTGPDFLHAMILGIETECRIGNAIHPEHYDVGWHITGTAGVFGSAAAAGRLLGLSVQEMCFAFGIAATQASGLRDVFGTMCKPFHVGHAAKNGLSAALLAKSGFTSSEGIIEAPRGFANVLSTKQDFAKITEGLGDSFELATNSYKPFPCGVVIHPVLDGCLQLKNVHDFKSEEIKSVELKVHRLVLELTGNKEPTTDLEARFSIFHSAAVALERGRAGIAEYTNETVNDPDVVALRSRVRASIEPGIEQDQIDITITLEDGRVLNTFIEHAIGSKDNPMSDSDIDTKTKVQCAPILGDAGVEHMIATCRDTLNLASAAAIAESATP, from the coding sequence ATGGTTGAGACTAATTCCGCAGAAGGCGTGACGCGGACACTGGCAAGCTACGTTTTGGAAGCTAAATTTGAGGCTATTCCGGCTGATATTAAGGCCAAAGCCATCACTGCGATGGTTAATTGGATAGGGTGCGCTGTCGGCGGATCAGGGCACGAAACACTGGATGTAGCCTGGGCCGCACTCGGCCCCTTCGCCGGTGCGCCGCAAGCTTCAATTTTGGGGCGAGATATAAAGACCGACATTTTGACGGCGGCCTTCCTAAACGGGACGACCAGTCATGTTGATGATTTCGACGACACTCACCTAAAAACAGCGATCCATCCTTCTGGTCCTGTTCTGGGCGCGATTTTGGCGTTGGCCGAACATCGATTAGTAACCGGGCCTGATTTCCTGCATGCTATGATTCTGGGTATTGAGACCGAATGCCGGATTGGCAATGCGATCCATCCTGAACATTACGATGTCGGCTGGCACATTACTGGGACGGCGGGCGTGTTTGGGTCGGCCGCAGCGGCAGGCAGATTATTAGGTCTTTCCGTTCAAGAAATGTGTTTTGCCTTTGGCATTGCCGCAACCCAGGCGTCTGGGCTCAGGGATGTATTTGGTACGATGTGTAAACCCTTCCATGTCGGTCATGCGGCAAAAAATGGTCTCAGTGCCGCATTGCTGGCAAAAAGTGGCTTCACCAGTTCCGAAGGGATCATTGAAGCGCCCCGCGGCTTTGCCAATGTCCTATCAACAAAACAGGATTTCGCCAAAATTACCGAAGGTTTGGGGGACAGTTTTGAATTGGCCACGAACAGTTACAAGCCATTCCCTTGTGGTGTTGTGATCCACCCTGTTTTGGATGGCTGCCTACAGTTGAAGAACGTCCACGACTTTAAATCGGAAGAAATTAAAAGCGTTGAGTTGAAGGTCCACCGACTTGTTTTGGAGCTAACAGGCAACAAAGAACCGACGACGGATCTCGAGGCCAGGTTCAGTATTTTCCATTCGGCAGCCGTGGCGCTGGAACGTGGTCGGGCGGGAATAGCGGAATATACCAATGAGACGGTCAACGACCCTGATGTCGTCGCCCTTCGCAGTCGAGTTCGCGCAAGCATTGAGCCCGGCATTGAACAGGATCAGATCGATATCACCATCACACTCGAGGACGGGCGTGTCTTAAACACGTTTATCGAGCACGCCATCGGCAGCAAGGATAACCCAATGTCAGACTCCGACATCGATACCAAGACCAAGGTGCAGTGTGCCCCCATTCTAGGTGACGCGGGTGTCGAACACATGATCGCAACGTGCCGCGATACGCTTAATCTGGCATCAGCCGCAGCAATTGCAGAGTCTGCAACGCCATAA
- a CDS encoding ABC transporter substrate-binding protein yields MSIKLFENFRALFYAPYYAAFEIGAYKDKGVDVEFALMEGSGSGGQAVVDGADAVTWGGPMRVLLDHDQNPDSELVSFCEVVGKDPFLILGQEPNPNFELSDLVNIRFANFIEPPTPWNCLQEDLRREGIDPASLNRVSDQSITDNISAFKSGDLDAVQVLEPYAQILVDGGHGHIWFEGASRGPCSYTTFYAKRSMLDDRQDELGGMYAAIAHTLGWVQEVTPNEIVKAITPYFPDDDPVCLASAIARYKNAGLWNQTPVLSEIGLERLRAGLLSNSFIKRDVPYDEVVDTRFD; encoded by the coding sequence ATGAGTATCAAGCTGTTCGAGAATTTCCGCGCCCTGTTCTATGCGCCCTATTACGCTGCTTTTGAGATTGGTGCCTACAAAGATAAGGGCGTCGATGTTGAGTTTGCGCTCATGGAAGGCTCTGGGTCCGGCGGGCAAGCGGTGGTTGACGGTGCTGACGCTGTTACGTGGGGGGGGCCAATGCGGGTGCTGCTCGACCACGATCAAAACCCTGACAGCGAACTTGTTTCCTTTTGTGAGGTGGTTGGGAAAGACCCGTTCTTAATTTTGGGCCAAGAGCCAAATCCAAATTTTGAACTGTCTGATCTTGTGAACATTCGCTTCGCTAATTTCATAGAGCCCCCAACGCCTTGGAATTGCCTGCAAGAAGACCTTCGACGTGAGGGTATCGACCCCGCATCGCTGAACCGCGTGAGTGACCAATCCATTACCGACAATATAAGTGCCTTTAAATCGGGTGATCTTGACGCGGTACAGGTGTTGGAGCCGTATGCTCAAATTCTTGTAGACGGCGGACACGGTCACATTTGGTTCGAGGGCGCCAGCAGAGGCCCTTGTTCTTACACGACTTTCTACGCCAAGCGCAGTATGTTGGATGACCGCCAGGATGAGCTTGGTGGCATGTATGCGGCAATAGCTCATACGTTAGGTTGGGTGCAAGAAGTAACACCAAATGAAATTGTAAAAGCGATCACGCCCTATTTTCCGGACGATGACCCAGTGTGTTTGGCATCTGCAATTGCCAGATACAAAAATGCGGGACTTTGGAACCAAACACCGGTTCTGAGCGAAATAGGCTTGGAAAGACTGCGCGCAGGTCTTCTGTCCAATAGCTTTATCAAGCGCGATGTTCCCTACGACGAAGTGGTCGATACTCGGTTCGACTAG